In Vibrio pomeroyi, the genomic window GAAACCACTTACAAGGCGATCAAAGAATCCTTAGTCATCGAGTTCGCGAAGCGGGTGATCTCGCAGCAAGGTTATTCAATATCTGATGTTGCGCTTCATTTAGGTTATGCCGACGCTTCGCAATTCATTAGGGCGTTCAAGCGAGTAAACGGGATCACACCTTATCAATGGCAAAAGGGTAGAAGAAAATCAAGTAATAGGAATGATTGACGGTATCATTTAATCAAGCTTGAATATATACTGCCTCCCGTTCCATAAAGAATATGAGATTTTTAAGATGAGAAGAACAAGTGGCTTTACTCTAATTGAACTTGTCGCCGTCGTTGTCGTACTTGGCATTCTTTCTGTGATTGCGGCACCCAGGTTCTTAGGTCTTCAATCTGATGCTAGAGCTGCGGCATTAGAAGGCCTTAAAGCGTCAATGGAAGGCGCAGCTTCGATTGTTTATGGTAAGGCAGCAGTCGCAGGGGTTGAAAACCTTCCAGTGTCGGATGGTCAAAGTACCTTAGTGGAAGGTGTTGTGACTGACTATGGTTATCCAACAGCCTCAGAGACTGGTATTGGAACGGCAGTACAAGGACTGCTCGGTGATGATAGTGACTGGAAGCAGCTTGGTTTACATACTGAATCAGAACCAAACGAAGTCATCGTCTATTCATTTGCTAACGCGTCTGAAGATGAAACCTGCGTCGTGATTTACCGTTCAAATGCTTCTGCAGGCGCACCCACGATTATCTCGTCTGATGCTGATTTGTGTTAATAAAATAAGCTTACGAATACTGAAAAAGGCCATCTTTACGATGGTCTTTTTTGTGCCTGCTCGGCGACATATTGTGATTTCAGTCCTCATTTTGTAAAACAAGATTATGAACTTTAAGATGCGGCATTTAATGTTTGTGTTGTTGCTATTTTATGTGACTAATTGAGGAGTAGGTTATGAGTTCGAATCAAATCAAAAATGTCGTGTTTGATGTGGGTAATGTGATTGTGCGTTGGTCGCCATTGGAAATTACTCAACTAACGTTTGGAAGTATCACCGACCCTGAAGCCCGAGCGCGTTCGATTTTTCAAAGTACTATTTGGTTAGATTTGAACAAAGGCTTTTTGACCGAAAATGAGGCTAAGCTCCGCTATCAACAAGAACTCAA contains:
- a CDS encoding type II secretion system protein; its protein translation is MRRTSGFTLIELVAVVVVLGILSVIAAPRFLGLQSDARAAALEGLKASMEGAASIVYGKAAVAGVENLPVSDGQSTLVEGVVTDYGYPTASETGIGTAVQGLLGDDSDWKQLGLHTESEPNEVIVYSFANASEDETCVVIYRSNASAGAPTIISSDADLC